The following are from one region of the Streptomyces decoyicus genome:
- a CDS encoding ABC transporter ATP-binding protein — protein sequence MTCRALRYAFGETRAVDGVDLSVRPGEVFGLLGPNGAGKTTAIRCITTLLPVPAGMVRVFGHDAAKERMAVRRLLGYVPQQLSADAGLTGRENVTLFARVFDVSRRERAARVTQALEAVGLTDAAGRLAGTYSGGMIRRLELAQALVSAPRLLMLDEPTIGLDPIARTSVWEHINAVRAATGMTVLVTTHYMDEADQYCDRLALMHRGRIRALGTPDELRSALRARRRAALTSPTPHPAPGPSGTPTPEQAAAPSSASSLSTPSSPSSAPSPSSDAVPTLEEVFRDVAGSGLDEQSGDFRDVRSTRRTAKRVG from the coding sequence GTGACCTGCCGGGCCCTGCGCTACGCCTTCGGTGAGACCAGGGCCGTGGACGGCGTCGATCTCTCCGTCCGCCCGGGTGAGGTCTTCGGCCTGCTCGGCCCCAACGGGGCGGGCAAGACCACCGCGATCCGCTGTATCACCACCCTCCTGCCCGTCCCGGCCGGCATGGTGCGGGTCTTCGGGCACGACGCGGCGAAGGAGCGGATGGCGGTGCGCCGGCTGCTGGGATACGTGCCGCAGCAGCTGTCCGCGGACGCCGGACTGACCGGCCGCGAGAACGTCACACTGTTCGCCCGGGTCTTCGACGTCTCCCGTCGCGAGCGCGCCGCACGCGTCACCCAGGCACTGGAGGCGGTCGGCCTCACCGACGCGGCCGGGCGCCTCGCCGGCACGTACTCCGGCGGCATGATCCGCCGCCTCGAACTCGCTCAGGCGCTGGTCAGCGCGCCCCGCCTGCTGATGCTCGACGAGCCGACGATCGGCCTCGACCCGATCGCCCGCACCAGCGTCTGGGAACACATCAATGCCGTACGGGCCGCCACCGGCATGACCGTGCTGGTGACCACGCACTACATGGACGAGGCCGACCAGTACTGCGACCGCCTCGCCCTGATGCACCGCGGCCGGATCCGCGCCCTGGGCACCCCCGACGAACTCCGCTCCGCCCTGCGCGCCCGCCGTCGCGCGGCCCTGACCTCGCCCACCCCGCACCCGGCACCCGGCCCCTCAGGCACCCCCACCCCCGAACAGGCTGCCGCCCCCTCATCGGCCTCCTCCCTCTCCACCCCCTCCTCTCCCTCATCGGCCCCATCGCCCTCGTCCGATGCCGTGCCGACGCTGGAGGAAGTTTTCCGGGACGTCGCCGGCAGCGGCCTCGACGAGCAGTCAGGAGACTTCCGCGATGTCCGAAGCACCCGCCGCACCGCAAAGCGAGTCGGCTGA
- a CDS encoding ABC transporter permease, which yields MSEAPAAPQSESADPATGPGRLDLLLVPPRARTGWRVLPARVVAMCVVELQKLRHDRTELYTRAVQPALWLLVFGETFTRIKAIPTGGTPYIDYLAPGIIAQSAMFIAIFYGIMIIWERDAGILTKLLVTPTPRSALIAGKAFASGVKALIQAVVVIVIAALLGVAMTWNPLRLLGVGVAVVLGSAFFSCLSMTIAGIVLTRDRLMGIGQAITMPLFFASNALYPVAIMPGWLQTVSRINPLSYQVDALRGLLLGTHAHLALDYTVLVVAAVLGIVAASSLLGRLAR from the coding sequence ATGTCCGAAGCACCCGCCGCACCGCAAAGCGAGTCGGCTGACCCGGCCACCGGGCCCGGACGGCTGGACCTGCTGCTGGTTCCGCCGCGCGCCCGCACCGGCTGGCGGGTGCTGCCCGCCAGAGTCGTCGCGATGTGCGTGGTCGAACTGCAAAAGCTGCGCCACGACCGGACCGAGCTCTACACCCGCGCCGTCCAGCCCGCCCTGTGGCTCCTGGTCTTCGGCGAGACCTTCACCCGCATCAAGGCCATCCCGACCGGCGGCACCCCGTACATCGACTATCTGGCGCCCGGCATCATCGCCCAGTCGGCCATGTTCATCGCGATCTTCTACGGCATCATGATCATCTGGGAACGGGACGCCGGCATCCTCACCAAGCTGCTGGTCACGCCGACCCCGCGCTCCGCCCTGATCGCCGGCAAGGCCTTCGCCTCCGGGGTGAAAGCGCTGATCCAGGCCGTCGTGGTGATCGTCATCGCCGCGCTGCTCGGCGTGGCCATGACGTGGAACCCGCTGCGGCTGCTCGGCGTCGGCGTCGCCGTGGTCCTCGGCTCGGCCTTCTTCTCCTGTCTGTCCATGACGATCGCCGGGATCGTGCTCACCCGCGACCGCCTGATGGGCATCGGCCAGGCCATCACCATGCCGCTCTTCTTCGCCTCCAACGCGCTCTATCCGGTGGCGATCATGCCCGGCTGGCTCCAGACGGTCAGCAGGATCAACCCCCTGAGTTACCAGGTCGATGCCCTCCGCGGCCTCCTCCTGGGCACCCACGCCCATCTGGCCCTGGACTACACCGTCCTGGTGGTGGCCGCCGTACTGGGCATCGTCGCGGCCTCCTCACTCCTGGGCCGCCTCGCCCGCTGA
- a CDS encoding DUF2079 domain-containing protein: MGWTLTAVFFVVYTLVSVLRNARMLNAGYDLGIFEQAIRAYAHGQAPIVELKGPGFHLLGDHFHPILALIAPIYRIFPSAVTLLVVQAALMALACFPLTRWAHRAVGPLTGLAVGCGLGASWGLAAGVTKDFHEICFAVPLLAFSVTALAQRRWWAATAWALPLLLVKEDLGLTLAAIGGYIAWQGLRERRQQPTARRGFPFLLGIVVALLGVLGTAVEILVLLPAMNPRGGFDYWHQMPGEASPSGSFAGLASAGLHLLWPPMKWLLLFMLAAPTAFFGLRSPLTLLCVPTLAWRLLAGNEHYWQPNFHYNAILMPIVFAGLIDVLHRRPDVVPPHRRRKVLAFSAVFTAVTAAVYPLHDLVLPSAWRTPAHVRTAERLLARIPDGDTVASSNRLAPMLTGRATVSLVCFGTGPDPAAPTALPADPPRWVVSDRHDPTVKTPCPVAQTHRMLRLYRAHGYVQAAEEDGITLLRRP, from the coding sequence ATGGGCTGGACACTGACCGCGGTATTTTTTGTGGTGTACACCCTGGTGTCTGTTCTTCGGAACGCCCGTATGCTCAACGCCGGGTACGACCTGGGGATATTCGAGCAGGCGATCCGTGCCTATGCGCACGGCCAGGCTCCGATCGTGGAGCTCAAGGGCCCGGGTTTCCATCTCCTCGGTGACCACTTCCACCCCATCCTGGCGCTCATCGCCCCTATTTACCGGATTTTCCCCAGTGCCGTCACGCTGCTCGTGGTGCAGGCCGCGCTGATGGCGTTGGCCTGTTTTCCGCTCACCCGCTGGGCGCACCGGGCCGTCGGGCCGCTCACCGGCCTTGCGGTGGGCTGCGGGCTGGGCGCCTCGTGGGGCCTCGCCGCGGGAGTCACCAAGGACTTCCATGAAATCTGTTTCGCGGTCCCGCTTCTCGCTTTCAGCGTCACCGCGCTCGCTCAGCGGCGCTGGTGGGCGGCGACGGCCTGGGCGCTCCCACTGCTTTTGGTGAAAGAGGACCTCGGACTCACCCTTGCCGCAATCGGTGGCTATATCGCCTGGCAGGGACTACGCGAGCGGCGTCAACAACCCACGGCGCGACGAGGATTCCCGTTCCTGCTCGGCATCGTGGTCGCTCTTCTCGGCGTGTTGGGCACGGCGGTGGAGATTCTCGTTCTGCTGCCCGCCATGAATCCCCGCGGCGGTTTCGACTACTGGCATCAGATGCCGGGTGAGGCATCGCCGTCCGGAAGCTTCGCCGGCCTCGCGTCCGCCGGGTTGCACCTGTTGTGGCCGCCGATGAAATGGCTGCTGCTGTTCATGCTGGCCGCACCCACCGCATTCTTCGGCCTGCGTTCCCCGTTGACGCTGCTGTGCGTGCCCACCCTCGCGTGGCGGCTGCTGGCCGGCAACGAGCATTACTGGCAGCCGAATTTCCATTACAACGCGATCCTGATGCCGATCGTATTCGCCGGGCTCATCGATGTGCTGCACCGACGGCCGGATGTGGTACCGCCCCACAGACGCCGGAAGGTCCTGGCGTTCTCCGCGGTTTTCACCGCGGTCACGGCCGCGGTCTATCCGCTCCACGACCTCGTCCTCCCCTCGGCCTGGCGGACCCCGGCCCATGTCCGCACGGCGGAGCGCCTGCTGGCCCGCATTCCCGACGGGGACACCGTCGCCTCCTCGAACCGGCTGGCCCCGATGCTGACCGGACGTGCCACGGTCAGCCTGGTCTGCTTCGGCACCGGCCCCGACCCCGCCGCACCGACCGCCCTCCCCGCCGACCCGCCGCGCTGGGTGGTCTCGGACCGCCACGATCCGACCGTAAAAACCCCCTGCCCGGTGGCCCAGACGCACCGCATGCTGCGCCTCTACCGCGCCCACGGATATGTCCAGGCCGCCGAGGAGGACGGCATCACCCTTCTGCGCAGGCCGTAA
- a CDS encoding iron-containing redox enzyme family protein, with amino-acid sequence MTTSTATALHEQVTSLMDELDRHPVYDNEYFKFLQNSPWNSATYEFHRANFFQRTEGTVKGIAHVCAQAAANDDRDTLVLFSYILNEEAGNGEAAHCHEVLMENAHNLHGEIEFGLAPLLVKDARNSDLVIPETFAYRERTRELLGANYHRMLGVAMALESHADRMLQVCRTAFRNSNNKQAASEFVDNVEIYFNVHVGDEGVEERHAADAKKCVQNNCRTDADVAEIAYGANETLKIQQEMWNAMHKAVRELNS; translated from the coding sequence ATGACGACAAGCACGGCAACTGCACTTCACGAGCAAGTCACGTCGCTCATGGACGAGCTGGACCGGCACCCGGTCTACGACAACGAGTACTTCAAGTTCCTGCAGAACTCGCCCTGGAACAGCGCCACCTACGAATTCCACCGGGCGAACTTCTTCCAGCGCACCGAGGGCACGGTCAAAGGCATCGCCCACGTGTGTGCGCAGGCGGCGGCCAACGACGACCGGGACACGCTGGTCCTGTTCTCCTACATTCTCAACGAGGAAGCCGGGAACGGCGAGGCCGCCCATTGCCATGAAGTGTTGATGGAAAACGCCCACAACTTACACGGCGAAATCGAGTTCGGGCTGGCGCCGTTACTCGTGAAGGACGCGCGCAACAGCGACCTGGTCATCCCGGAGACGTTCGCCTACCGCGAGCGCACCCGTGAGCTGCTGGGGGCCAACTACCACCGCATGCTGGGCGTCGCGATGGCCCTGGAGTCCCATGCCGACAGGATGCTGCAGGTCTGCCGTACGGCGTTCCGCAACAGCAACAACAAGCAGGCGGCATCCGAGTTCGTCGACAACGTCGAGATCTACTTCAACGTCCACGTCGGCGATGAGGGCGTCGAGGAACGCCATGCCGCCGATGCGAAGAAGTGCGTCCAGAACAACTGCCGCACCGACGCCGACGTCGCCGAGATCGCCTACGGCGCGAACGAGACACTGAAGATACAACAGGAAATGTGGAACGCGATGCACAAGGCCGTCCGCGAGTTGAATTCCTAG
- a CDS encoding pyridoxal phosphate-dependent aminotransferase has product MQKNRGISDAVLSIPESVTHGTAAKIVALNKVLPEDDQIIDLSIGALDTPTDPRIDRGVIEFVEKQSDTIHAFAPIKGFPFLLESVAARVARLHGIAYDPNREIMVTPGGVKGSISVIFHALLNPGDEVVIPVPNWPHYSDMVRLHEAIPKTVLVTAHDGLTAPALEGALSEQTKIVVLGDCINPTGKVYSTEELSALADVVARHNVRRESRGESPAYVLFDSPYEAHIVGARAKTFAAIDVPLPDGSRCSMRPWTLSVTGPGKTYGMHGDRVGYLCGPPDIVDAAARAQVNLTSFASTYGQVATHVALQPEMDEVAAARAKAARTNLQTMLRELEAIPSLKISPAQGGYFLFVDFSSYADAYQKQGYSTADQFLLDEAKVATICGSHFAEGHFLNHLVRINCGRTGALVSKAGIRIRRALTRLES; this is encoded by the coding sequence GTGCAGAAAAATCGTGGCATTTCCGATGCCGTCCTGAGCATTCCAGAATCGGTGACTCACGGAACCGCGGCGAAGATCGTCGCGCTCAACAAGGTACTCCCCGAGGACGATCAGATCATCGACCTCAGCATCGGCGCGCTGGACACACCGACCGATCCCCGGATCGACCGAGGTGTGATCGAGTTCGTGGAGAAGCAATCCGACACGATCCATGCGTTTGCGCCCATCAAAGGATTTCCGTTCCTGTTGGAGTCCGTGGCCGCGCGTGTGGCTCGCCTCCATGGAATTGCGTACGACCCGAACCGTGAAATCATGGTCACACCGGGCGGTGTGAAGGGTTCGATTTCGGTAATCTTCCATGCGTTGCTGAACCCGGGCGACGAAGTCGTGATCCCCGTGCCCAACTGGCCGCACTACTCGGACATGGTGCGGCTGCACGAAGCCATCCCGAAGACCGTCCTGGTCACGGCGCACGACGGCCTTACGGCGCCGGCTCTTGAGGGAGCGCTCTCGGAGCAAACGAAGATTGTCGTGCTCGGCGACTGCATCAACCCGACGGGCAAGGTCTATTCGACCGAGGAATTGTCGGCGCTGGCCGATGTCGTCGCCCGACACAATGTGCGGCGCGAGTCCCGCGGCGAGAGCCCGGCCTATGTCCTGTTCGACTCTCCCTACGAGGCCCATATCGTGGGGGCCCGCGCCAAGACATTTGCCGCCATCGACGTTCCGCTCCCCGACGGCAGCCGCTGCTCCATGCGGCCGTGGACGCTGTCAGTGACCGGACCGGGCAAGACGTACGGCATGCACGGCGATCGGGTCGGTTACCTCTGCGGGCCGCCCGACATCGTGGACGCGGCGGCGCGCGCCCAGGTCAACCTCACCTCGTTCGCGTCCACTTACGGGCAGGTCGCTACGCACGTCGCCTTGCAGCCGGAAATGGACGAGGTGGCGGCCGCCAGGGCGAAGGCCGCGCGCACCAATCTCCAGACCATGCTGCGCGAGCTCGAAGCCATCCCCTCGTTGAAGATCAGCCCCGCCCAAGGGGGCTACTTCCTCTTCGTCGACTTTTCGAGCTACGCCGACGCCTACCAGAAGCAGGGCTACAGCACCGCCGATCAGTTTCTGCTGGACGAGGCGAAGGTCGCCACGATCTGCGGCAGCCATTTCGCGGAGGGCCATTTCCTGAACCACCTCGTGCGGATCAATTGCGGCCGGACGGGTGCGCTCGTGAGCAAGGCCGGCATACGTATCAGGCGCGCCCTCACACGCTTGGAGTCCTGA
- a CDS encoding FAD/NAD(P)-binding protein, with protein MRGSITYCIIGTGFAGTCALWHVVQRLTDPRRRPSLSPSAVTIVTVERGPVNGPGYPYAKDNVQLAHRCNNEASTMGIHGNDFVDWLAESKPWLIRDYPEMVLETDPGVELGEWQPDNGGFYPRALFGLYLEKRFQEAVERARAHGIDAQQYVRHEAVDGYATEQGFALSLRSLDTGHEFTVDGIDRVLLSTGHWQSKATDPLSGESGYVTSPYPPDAVKAAVAERIRSRRARDERPRVFVQGMGPSGIDAIMTLCGDGEFTYTDDGHIASYQQPAVQAGEEPLHIVAGSRCGFFSPVRGPLAPYEPDHLTEEHLAEIRRDHQGHLKIERILELLDKDLRQATAGAVGWNDIKNPRYHSAKEKLASDLRDSYTGNLVYTIALKARRMRFYNQLEPSDKATYDRLLDTHFIRTAVPMPSANAEKLLALMDAGILTTVKQGYDAPHTAVGEDGDFRITYRSDEGGQSTLRADCVIRASGQDFRMENHPSPLVQNLLRRGEIVPHEEGGYVTGGIALDARGGYRVMKRAGGGCVPSPHLTSYGSPVRFWQHEHNFAGAFVEAAEWVAGEWLDVAAAATARPVAVDGPGLVTSETGS; from the coding sequence ATGAGGGGAAGCATCACGTACTGCATCATCGGCACAGGCTTCGCAGGCACCTGCGCGTTGTGGCATGTGGTGCAACGACTCACCGATCCACGCCGCAGGCCCTCGCTCTCCCCCTCGGCCGTCACGATCGTCACGGTGGAGCGGGGGCCGGTGAACGGGCCGGGGTATCCCTACGCGAAGGACAACGTCCAGCTTGCGCATCGGTGCAACAACGAGGCGAGCACCATGGGGATCCACGGCAATGATTTCGTCGACTGGCTGGCCGAGAGCAAACCATGGCTCATCCGGGATTACCCGGAGATGGTCCTGGAGACCGACCCCGGTGTCGAGCTCGGTGAATGGCAGCCCGACAACGGCGGGTTCTATCCGCGTGCGTTGTTCGGCCTGTATCTCGAAAAGCGGTTCCAGGAAGCCGTCGAGCGAGCCCGTGCACATGGCATCGACGCTCAGCAGTACGTGCGTCACGAGGCCGTCGACGGCTACGCAACGGAGCAGGGTTTCGCCCTCTCCCTCCGTAGCCTCGATACCGGTCACGAGTTCACCGTGGACGGGATCGACCGCGTCCTGCTGAGCACCGGGCACTGGCAGTCCAAGGCGACCGACCCGCTTTCCGGAGAGAGTGGATACGTCACGTCGCCCTATCCACCGGACGCGGTGAAAGCCGCCGTCGCGGAACGCATCCGGTCGCGACGCGCACGCGACGAGCGGCCCCGTGTGTTCGTTCAGGGGATGGGCCCGAGCGGCATCGACGCCATCATGACCTTGTGCGGTGACGGCGAGTTCACGTACACCGACGACGGTCACATCGCGTCGTACCAGCAGCCGGCGGTGCAGGCCGGCGAAGAGCCGTTGCACATCGTCGCCGGATCGCGCTGCGGGTTCTTCTCTCCCGTCCGGGGGCCACTCGCACCGTACGAGCCCGACCATCTCACGGAGGAGCACCTCGCGGAGATCCGGCGCGATCACCAAGGACATCTGAAGATCGAGCGCATTCTGGAGCTCTTGGACAAGGACCTGCGCCAGGCAACTGCCGGGGCGGTGGGCTGGAACGACATCAAAAACCCCCGCTATCACTCCGCCAAGGAAAAGCTCGCGAGCGATCTCCGGGACTCGTACACCGGAAACCTCGTCTACACCATTGCCTTGAAAGCGCGGAGGATGCGCTTCTACAACCAGCTCGAACCGTCTGACAAGGCAACGTACGACCGTCTGCTCGATACCCACTTCATTCGGACGGCCGTGCCGATGCCGTCCGCAAACGCGGAAAAGCTCCTCGCTCTGATGGACGCCGGAATACTGACGACCGTGAAGCAGGGCTATGACGCGCCGCACACAGCAGTGGGGGAGGACGGTGATTTCCGGATCACCTACCGGTCCGACGAGGGCGGGCAGTCGACCTTGCGGGCAGACTGCGTGATCCGTGCCAGCGGGCAGGACTTCCGCATGGAGAATCATCCGTCACCGCTGGTGCAGAACCTTCTGCGGCGAGGCGAGATCGTCCCGCATGAGGAAGGGGGATACGTCACGGGCGGCATCGCGCTCGACGCCCGCGGCGGGTATCGGGTGATGAAGCGGGCGGGCGGCGGGTGTGTTCCGTCGCCGCATCTCACCTCCTACGGATCGCCCGTCAGGTTTTGGCAGCACGAACACAATTTCGCCGGCGCATTCGTCGAGGCGGCCGAGTGGGTTGCCGGCGAGTGGCTCGACGTGGCGGCGGCCGCAACCGCACGCCCCGTTGCCGTCGACGGTCCCGGGTTGGTCACCAGCGAGACAGGGAGTTGA
- a CDS encoding cupin domain-containing protein — translation MEMKEFHYQDGLRVSLFNLDHKAVPYHFHNEVSDMMYCSRGQITIELPDTDEVFTVHPDQVFQVPHPSKHRFVNGAPVGTPSRYVLLQIGDFDINFVPAAKDIAGQFAERAATHVTGGAVYIEDRKGDIIKLADHFEQEKPEVLDSEEQADVVAALRCFASRGLETAHPRSGRNS, via the coding sequence ATGGAGATGAAAGAGTTCCATTATCAGGACGGCCTGCGGGTCAGCCTTTTCAATCTCGACCACAAGGCTGTCCCCTATCACTTCCATAATGAAGTGTCCGATATGATGTATTGCTCACGGGGTCAGATCACGATCGAGCTGCCCGATACGGACGAGGTATTCACCGTCCACCCGGATCAGGTGTTCCAGGTTCCCCACCCGAGCAAGCACAGGTTCGTCAACGGAGCACCAGTCGGAACGCCCTCACGCTACGTGCTCCTACAGATCGGCGATTTCGACATCAACTTCGTCCCGGCCGCCAAGGACATTGCGGGGCAGTTCGCCGAGCGCGCCGCGACGCATGTCACGGGCGGTGCCGTCTACATCGAGGATCGCAAGGGCGACATCATCAAACTCGCCGATCACTTCGAACAGGAGAAGCCCGAGGTCCTGGACTCGGAGGAGCAGGCTGACGTCGTAGCGGCACTGCGGTGCTTCGCCTCCCGTGGGTTGGAGACAGCGCACCCGCGGAGTGGCCGCAACTCTTGA
- a CDS encoding sulfite exporter TauE/SafE family protein: MTDTALLSFDVATVTLIVLTFFAGGLIKGLTGLGLPPVVLGILAATVGIHPAKALILIPTFLTNVLQASRGGHGREAVRLTWPFLLAATVFTVSGAFTLSYFRADVMSALLGLGLAVYGLLGLFKLRVNIRDRWWHHPAGVVFGATNGFLTGMTGSSAVPGVFYLQSIGLLRDQLVQSMGILFTLSTVGLAWSLRTQDLLSMNLGVMSAAALVPAFLGMSVGNRIRRRISEEKFRTVLCIALLLLGLYVAIQSLAG; the protein is encoded by the coding sequence TTGACCGACACGGCACTGCTCTCCTTCGACGTGGCCACCGTGACGTTGATTGTCCTGACGTTCTTCGCGGGTGGGTTGATCAAGGGTTTGACCGGCCTCGGCCTGCCGCCCGTCGTCCTCGGAATTCTCGCTGCGACGGTCGGGATCCACCCCGCGAAGGCGCTGATACTCATACCGACGTTTCTGACCAACGTCCTTCAGGCGTCGCGCGGTGGTCACGGCCGGGAAGCCGTTCGCCTCACATGGCCGTTTCTGCTGGCGGCCACGGTCTTCACCGTCTCGGGTGCGTTCACACTGAGCTACTTCCGGGCAGACGTGATGTCCGCCTTGCTCGGCTTGGGGCTCGCGGTGTACGGGTTGCTCGGGCTGTTCAAGCTCCGGGTGAACATCAGAGACAGATGGTGGCACCACCCCGCGGGTGTGGTCTTCGGAGCCACCAACGGCTTCCTCACCGGAATGACCGGCTCGTCAGCCGTCCCAGGAGTCTTCTACCTGCAGTCCATTGGGCTGCTGCGCGACCAACTGGTGCAGAGCATGGGGATCCTCTTCACGCTCTCCACCGTTGGCCTGGCATGGTCGCTGCGGACGCAAGACCTGCTCAGCATGAATCTGGGCGTCATGTCGGCCGCCGCCTTGGTCCCGGCGTTTCTCGGGATGTCGGTCGGCAACCGGATTCGCCGGAGGATCTCCGAGGAAAAGTTCCGCACAGTACTCTGTATCGCCCTGTTGCTCCTGGGCCTGTACGTCGCGATACAGAGTCTGGCCGGCTGA
- a CDS encoding O-methyltransferase, translating to MEDALAELLHELEEFGSTNDAATDDRSRKMLNITHDTGVFLALLVKASKAQKVLEIGTSNGYSTLWLADAVGEDGSVTTIEQAPHKRAMAERNFQRAGLRPRIQQIEDEAGRFIATCDAGAYDFIFLDSDRGQYADWWPSLQRILADGRLLVVDNAISHAHQLEDFNRLVAASDGYLSSLSPIGKGELVILKEDTERALVQETLPS from the coding sequence ATGGAAGACGCTCTCGCCGAACTACTGCATGAGTTGGAGGAATTCGGCAGTACCAACGACGCGGCGACGGACGACCGAAGCCGGAAGATGCTGAACATCACGCACGACACCGGTGTGTTCCTCGCGTTACTTGTCAAGGCATCCAAGGCCCAGAAAGTGCTGGAGATCGGGACGTCGAACGGCTACTCGACGTTGTGGCTCGCCGACGCCGTGGGCGAGGACGGCTCGGTCACCACCATCGAACAGGCGCCTCACAAGCGCGCGATGGCTGAGCGGAACTTTCAGCGCGCCGGGCTCCGCCCCCGCATTCAGCAGATCGAGGACGAGGCCGGCCGGTTCATCGCGACGTGCGATGCGGGCGCGTACGACTTCATTTTTCTGGACAGCGACCGCGGACAGTACGCCGACTGGTGGCCCTCGCTCCAGCGGATCCTCGCGGACGGCCGGCTGCTCGTGGTCGACAATGCGATCTCCCACGCCCACCAGCTGGAAGACTTCAACCGGCTGGTCGCGGCCTCGGACGGCTACCTCAGCTCCCTTTCCCCGATCGGCAAAGGCGAGTTGGTGATCCTGAAAGAGGACACGGAACGGGCCCTGGTACAAGAGACTCTCCCCAGCTAA
- a CDS encoding magnesium and cobalt transport protein CorA — MGSEPPGRRPRGLRGLRKPAKKRPAGPPPAEATEDSDTAEPPAETASSVINAVLYRDGRRVSTHDTLAEAFRQQRATSDTLAWIGLHRPSRDELLTLASEFDLHPLAVEDALEAHQRPKLERYGGTLFVVLRAARYLDDPEEVDFGELHIFVGRDFVITVRHGGAPDLTAVRRRMENTPELLKRGPEAVLYAILDAVVDGYEPVVAGVQNDIDEIETEVFGGDPRVSRRIYELSREVVEFQRATRPLNGMLESLTAGFEKYAIDEELRRYLRDVADHVLHTTDRVDGFRQALQDILTVNATLVNQQQNAEMRALAEAGFEQNEEIKKISSWAAILFAPTLVGTIYGMNFDSMPELHWVLGYPFAIVLMAMVCTSLYLIFKRRDWL; from the coding sequence GTGGGCTCTGAGCCTCCCGGCCGGCGGCCGCGTGGTCTGCGCGGCCTGCGCAAGCCCGCCAAGAAGCGGCCCGCCGGGCCCCCGCCCGCCGAGGCCACGGAGGACTCCGACACGGCGGAGCCACCGGCTGAAACCGCCAGCAGCGTCATCAACGCCGTGCTCTACCGTGACGGACGCCGCGTCAGCACCCATGACACGCTCGCCGAGGCCTTCCGGCAGCAGCGCGCCACCTCCGACACCCTCGCCTGGATCGGCCTGCACCGCCCCAGCCGCGACGAACTCCTCACTCTCGCCTCGGAGTTCGACCTCCACCCGCTCGCCGTCGAGGACGCCCTGGAGGCCCATCAGCGGCCCAAGCTGGAGCGCTACGGTGGCACCCTCTTCGTCGTCCTGCGCGCCGCGCGCTACCTCGACGACCCGGAGGAGGTCGACTTCGGCGAGCTGCATATCTTCGTCGGCCGCGACTTCGTGATCACCGTGCGGCACGGCGGCGCCCCCGACCTCACGGCCGTACGCAGGCGCATGGAGAACACCCCCGAACTCCTCAAGCGCGGCCCCGAAGCCGTCCTCTACGCCATCCTCGACGCCGTCGTCGACGGCTACGAACCGGTCGTCGCCGGCGTCCAGAACGACATCGACGAGATCGAGACCGAGGTGTTCGGCGGCGACCCCCGGGTCTCCCGCCGCATCTACGAACTCTCCCGCGAGGTCGTGGAATTCCAGCGCGCCACCCGCCCGCTGAACGGCATGCTGGAGAGCCTGACCGCGGGCTTCGAGAAGTACGCCATCGACGAGGAACTTCGCCGCTATCTGCGCGACGTGGCCGACCACGTACTGCACACCACGGACCGCGTGGACGGCTTCCGGCAGGCGCTCCAGGACATCCTCACCGTCAACGCGACACTGGTGAACCAACAGCAGAACGCCGAAATGCGGGCCCTGGCCGAGGCGGGCTTCGAACAGAACGAGGAGATCAAGAAGATCTCCTCCTGGGCGGCGATCCTGTTCGCGCCCACCCTGGTGGGGACCATCTACGGCATGAACTTCGACAGCATGCCGGAGTTGCACTGGGTGCTCGGATACCCCTTCGCCATCGTCCTGATGGCGATGGTGTGCACCAGTCTGTACCTCATCTTCAAGCGGCGGGACTGGCTCTGA
- a CDS encoding cell division protein SepF: MNGPDATDEQWEGLAEVVPLRGSSEWPSWPDHRALPEEEPAEEARRFIVIRVQTFADAREVAEYLMAQIPVLLDLSSADSDVAKRILDFSSGVVFGLGSGMHRVDTNVFLLAPVGTEVAEEAVGTVPRS, from the coding sequence GTGAACGGCCCCGATGCCACCGACGAGCAGTGGGAAGGGCTGGCCGAGGTCGTCCCGCTCCGCGGCAGCAGTGAATGGCCTTCCTGGCCCGACCACCGTGCCCTGCCCGAGGAGGAGCCGGCGGAGGAGGCGCGGAGGTTCATCGTCATCCGCGTCCAGACCTTCGCGGACGCCCGTGAGGTCGCCGAGTACTTGATGGCGCAGATCCCGGTCCTGCTGGACCTCAGCAGCGCCGACAGTGATGTCGCCAAGCGCATCCTGGACTTCTCCAGCGGAGTCGTCTTCGGGCTCGGCAGCGGGATGCACCGCGTCGACACCAATGTCTTCCTGCTGGCGCCGGTCGGCACCGAGGTTGCGGAAGAGGCGGTCGGAACTGTCCCCCGTTCGTAG